In Phycisphaerae bacterium RAS1, the genomic window CGCCGGGCAGGTACTCCATCGCGAAGTACGGAACCTCCGGCCCGGGAGCCTGCGAGGCATCGGGGAGTGCGAGCGTCTCGCCCGCACGGGTGGGCTTCTCGCCCACACCGGAGGGCCTCTCGACCGCACCGGCGGGCTGGAAACCCGCACTCCCCGCGCGCAGGGAGGCCCGGGCGACGCCGGCTTCGAAAATCTGGGCGATGTTGGGATGCCGCAACCGGCCCAGCACCTGCGATTCGTATTGAAAGCGGCGCAGCGCGGAACGGGCGGAGATGCGGTTGTGCATGACCTTCAGCGCCACGACGCGGTGCGGCTGTTCCTGCACGGCCTCGTAAACGCGCGACATTCCGCCGACGCCGAGAAGGGACTTGATGTGATAGCGGCCGATGTGCGCGCCGATCAGCGGGTCGTGCGCCAGGGCGGCGCCGGCGGTCGCGAGCCGCTCGCCGAGAGCGCCGTCGGTCGCCAGCCGCTCGCCGAGGGCGGCGTCGGCGCCTAGCCGCTCGCCCAGGGCGCCGTCGGCGTCCGGCGGCGGCGGGGGCAGGAAGGCGTGCTGGTCGGCGGAGGAGTCGGCGGCGAGCAGGCGCTCGACCTGCGCCCGCAGTTCCGCGTCGGGGCAATGGCGGTCGAGAAACGCGGCGCGGCTGTCGGCGGGCAGATCGGCCGCGGCGTCAAAGAGCTCGCGGGTTGTGCTCAGATTGTCAGGCATCATCCACGTTGCCAGAAGCCGTTTTTCCGAGCCGCGACCGTGAGGGAGCGTCGGTCGGGTGGCATGCTCTCGCGGTACTCCGTGTGAGCATGCACGCTTCGACGGCCCGTGCGCCGCGGGGTGCGGCATGCTTACGCGAGTACGCGAAAGCACGCCACCCGTCGAAGAGAACCGCTTCCTTACGGGCGCGGCTCGGAAAGAACGCGGACTATCCGCTCAGGGCCGCGAAGAGCCAGCTCTTCGCATAGCGCCACTCGTAGTCCACGGTCCGCGGCGAGATGTTCAGCATCGCCGCGATCTCCTCGCGCAGGTGGCCGGCGAAGTAGCGCAGCTTGACGACCTCCGCCGCCCGGGGCGATTCCTTTTCGAGCGCATTGAGCGCCTCGTCCAGCGCGACCACATCGGTGCGGTCTTCGGTCGTCTCGACGGCCACGTGCTCATCCCGAAGCGGCTCAGGAGACGCGCCGCCGCCGCGCTTGGCGGCTCTATGCATACGTGCGCGATCCACGCGGACGCGCCGCAATGTTTCCGCGGCGGCGACGAAAAAATGTCGGTGATTGGCCCAGTGGTTCCCGTCGGCCGGCCCGACCAGCCGCAGGTAGGCCTCCGCCACCAGCGACGTGGGCCGCAGGACGGCCCGCAGGCCGTCGCGGGCGAGCTGGGCGACAGCCATGCGGTGCAGCTCGGTGTGAACCCGCTCCCAGACGCGCCGGACGGCCTCGCGGTCCCCGCCGCCGGCGGCTTCGAGCAACTGCGTCAGGCGGATGTCCCCGTCAGCTCCCACGACGGACTCCGGCGGCCGGTTCTTCGAGGCCGCGTCAGCGATTTCGAGCGAATTGGCGCGTCATCGTCGTAGGGCAGGTCGCAAGTGGCCGCGTGAAGCGCGCTCAATCGTCGGGTGGCCGCGGGGAACATGCTCGATTGTCGGGCCGTTTTCGACCCGGCCATTCGCGACCTGCCCTGCCTCGTCTCGCATCATACCGCTTCTTCGCCCCGGAGGGGCGGCGGGCTGTAGCCACGGGTGCAGCGGCGGTGCGGCGCAGCCCGCCGCCGCGGAACCCGTGGAATCGGGTCGTTGTTGATGAATGCCCCGAAGGGGCAGAGCACTTCTGGGGGTGGAACGGGCATCTTGCCCGTTCGTGGGACCGCAGGGACGGGCGAGACGCCCGTCCCACCCGAATTGCTCCCAGGCTCGAAGGAGTAGGAAAATACGGAAATATCTCCGCACCCACGGGTTCCGCTCGGCCCTGGCGGGCCTCGCTCCGCCCGTGGCTACATTCCGCCGCCCCTTCGGGGCTGGAAGCGACGCACCGCTCCGCCGTTCCACGACTCACGCCCGCCAAAAAACCGGCGGCGAGTTTGCGAACGACGGGCCGCGTTTCCGCATGTAGGGGGGCGGCGACGCGTGTCGCCGCACAGTTCACAGCGCAGAGTTCAAGACTCTCAGGAGGTCGCAATGTCTCGCAATCACCCAGTCACGTCCCGGCATCATCCAGTCACAGCGTTCCTGTCGCTGGTCACAGCGGGGCTTCTCGCCGCGGGCGCGCCGGCGGCGACATGGCTCCCTGGGCCGCCGCTGAATGCGTCGCGCGGCATGTTCGCCACGGTCGTCGATCCGTGCGGCAACATCATCGTGCTCGGCGGAATGCGGCGCGTTCCCGGCGGACAGCTCGTGCTCTCGAGCATTGAGATGCTGCCGTTCGACGGGACGTCTTATGGACCGGCATGGGTTGCTTATCCAACCTCGCTGCCCATCGAGCGGTTCCGGCACTCCGCGGTCTGCACGAACGGGTACCTCTACGTGATCGGCGGGGTGCGCTGGGGTGCGGACCCGAACATCGCCGAACCGATTCTACAGGTCGATCG contains:
- a CDS encoding ECF sigma factor yields the protein MGADGDIRLTQLLEAAGGGDREAVRRVWERVHTELHRMAVAQLARDGLRAVLRPTSLVAEAYLRLVGPADGNHWANHRHFFVAAAETLRRVRVDRARMHRAAKRGGGASPEPLRDEHVAVETTEDRTDVVALDEALNALEKESPRAAEVVKLRYFAGHLREEIAAMLNISPRTVDYEWRYAKSWLFAALSG